In Zingiber officinale cultivar Zhangliang chromosome 1A, Zo_v1.1, whole genome shotgun sequence, the DNA window TGGCAGAAGAGTAAAATGTGAAAGTGGTGTATTTTTGGATATATTCAAATCTCGGATATCTTTTGAGCAATTTTAAACTTTCCAGAAAATTacagaattttatttaagtcGCTGCCGtcattctcttcctcttctttgtgCTAGCTTTCTCAGTCTCTCATCCTTGCGTACTTTTACCAGCATCCAATTCGGGCAAAAATTTGATGACCAAGGTATCGTTCAAGTCAATAAGTTTAAAAAGTCGAAGTTAGGTAAATTATCAAAAagatatttatttttcaaaaaacaatGACATCCtattaaaaatttcattttcaaaatatcCTTTATCCAACTATATTATAGAAGCTAGTAAGTGACTGTTATAATAATAGAtgtttaaataacttttaaataagTTGGTAAAGtaaattttgatataatagtgaTTATGTGCAGTAATTTTCATTAAAATGAATAGCAAATTTTTTGCATTGTAGAAGTTATCAAGTAGCTTATATATGTTGAAATAGCTACAAAGTAACTTTTACATTATTATAGTAATTTTTACACTATTGTAGTTAAACACTAAATCTtaaaatcataaatcataaactCTAAACACTATTATATTAAAACTTTTATCAACtcgatcaaaattattttaaattaattaaaataattttaaaataattataacaaCTACTTAATAGCTTTTACACATTGTAACATCTATAGAGTAGCTTTTACAAATTGTAGCAGCTAGAATTGACTATGACAATAACATTGGACATAAAGAACAATATTGTAACAACTACTCGATAGTTGTTGCACGTTGTAGTAGTTATTTAATTATTAGCATTTACAAATTGTAATAGCTACCAATAGCTGCTACAATACCATTAAATATGGGGtattctagaaataaaaatgtgaTGTGATgctcttttgatatttttttgtaAAGGGACATCTTTTTGATAATTTACATAATTTGAGATGTTCTTTTGATTTTCCACTCTCAATTTATGGATCATATAAGGAAAAATTTATGTGTAGTCCCTATTGacaaacaaaattttacatgcaGTTTCCATTGACAAAAATAATCACTAGAGGTAAACAACTATTCGACAAACAATTATATCCTAAAtcctaaaatattaattttttttttcaaaagtaatATTAGATACTCATGGATTGTTCATAGATAAATAGGTAGAATAATTTGATGTATACATCATAATTCTACTCGTACACCCTTCTGATTTTAATTggttatattcatctttaattaTACTATACAAATACGCGAGTGCTTATCCAAACAAACACATATCCAACAAATTAAAAAACTACCAACCTCAAAAACAAAACACACAAAAAATTGCATGTTCACAAGTCGGCAATGTGCAATACTAAAAGAAAAGGTTGCCCGAGTGTTGAGTTCAACTTTGGTAAGACTTTTCCTTATGCTTTCCTTGCACTTTTTAAGCTTTTAAAGATAAAACCATTTACAATGTTCAAGCTTCGTGCATGCGGAAAGCATGAAACTTAGTTCTGCATGCTTGGCATTATATGCACGCAGAGACAATTTGCCCTGACAAACTACAACAGAATTCAACTCTTTTTTCTCAAACAAATTAAAGGCATTCTCCAACTGAAACAGCATTCTGAAAATAAAACAGGAAGTAATTTGTAATCGAATTGCACCAAAATTTATTGCTTGGAATTGGGTGTCAATAATGTCAGGAGATACAATTCAGGGGTGGAAAAAAAAAAGGTTACATGCACCTTCTCATCAGATCATCATCTTCCTCTTGcagtttaaaaatttaagaagACAGAAATTAGGAAacggaattaagtaaattacacCTGATTAATTAACAGTGCCATTGCAGGTTCTCCATTGCTGCACTACTCCCATTGCAAAACTCAGCTCCAGCAGCCAAAAATGCACTCTCTAGCATGTCAAAGTCAAGGGCTGTGGCATATGATGCATCCATTTGATGACCTTGCCCTAAGTGTTCTACATGACCCTGCTTTAAATTTAGTGCTTCCATTGCACCACCATCCCAAGCATTGTCACCCAAGCAGCTGAAACCTGAAGCAGCTGGTTGATACCCAAAGGAAGAGGAGGACATGCTTGTGTAatccagggaagaagaagaagagacacCATTGACGGTAAAGTCGATCGGAGCTTGTGAATTGTTGACCACCTGATCCTCGAACCCCATCAGGAGTTGATGCTCACTGATCATGTTCTCTTGCTGGTACTGGAAGTTAGGCATAGAAATTGCACCAACTTCTGCAGTCTGATCATACAAGGGAAGAGTACCAGAGTTAAGCAATGGTGGCAAAATCGCCTCCACATTAGGGAGTGATGAGTTGAAGCTGCAGTGATCCAAAGAGTTGGTGTACTGCTTCGTCTTGTCGAAGCCTTTGATAGGAGGACTAATGGTGAATGGCGCAGGATGAGCGGATTGCGCATAGCCGAACTGAGAAAGCTCATCTGAAATATTATTGTTCATGGTGTTAATAGATCGAGAAGAAGCCAACAAGTTGTGTGTCTTTGGATCCAGGCCCTGTGCTATCAGCTTCTTCTTGATGCAGGAGTTCCAAAAGTTCTTCACTTCATTGTCTGTTCTTCCAGGGAGATGCTTTGCGATCTGAGCCCATCTGAGTTGATATTGATGAATCTTAGTTAATAATTTCCTAtgtataaaaatttgtttttttttctttgaacaaGTATCGACTTACCTGTTGCCTAGAATTCTATGGACATCGATTATGGTTCTCTCTTCTTCTGCCGAGAAGGAGCCTCTTTTCAGGTCAGGCCTCAAGTAGTTGATCCACCTCAGTCTGCAACTCTTTCCGCATCTCTGTAACCCTGCAAATGTTAATTCCAACATTTGTATACAATCAGAGATCAGATCAAACAGAACAGATGTTAacaaaggagagagagagagagtgagagagaaACCTGCTTCTTTGGGGACAGTGCTCCAGCAGTTGTagccatgcttgatgatatggTCGATGAGCTTCTCGTCTTCCTCAGGAGACCAGAGGCCTCTCTTGACCTTCTGCTTCGTGCAGCAGTGATGACCCATGAACAAACTCCTCTGGTATCCTTCTTCTCTGGCCAACACACACTCACTGAACTTATATACGTACAACATTCCATGGAGTTAATttaacaaggaaaagaaagaaagaaagaaagaaaaaagtaaCTTGGTTTGTACTCATGCTTGCAGAGAGGACCCAACTGCACACCCATGAAATTGCTTGTGGAATTATAATAACAAATTCGAGGACAAAAGAAGGAATTAAATTATTCAAGAAACAGCAGAGATTTTAAGccacaatagaaaagaaaattatatgaTTACAAGGGAACGATCAATTCAATTTACTAATCTTACGACTTAAGTTCCAGAATAATGGATCAGGTATGCATGCAGCAGACGAATTCTTAGCACTTGATAGTCAATTAAGAGCTGATCGTTTAAATTTAATGGATGTAATTTATCAGATTGAGCATGTAATTTCTGAATAATGTCAATAATACTTGGAGGGcaggaaaagaagaaaggaagtaATCATGTTATTTAACTCCTACTCTGCTTTTATCTTACATGTTTACTGTAATTATGAAATACTTCCAATTGTTTCTCCTCTTGCATAACACAAACAGTGCACGAGAAGTAATTACATAAACTGCATGTGCTGTCACAAGGACATGCCTccacataattaattaataaaagattGATGATCCTTCGATAATTAAAAAAAGAAGGCAAAAGAAATTAAAGACTTGGTGCTTTCTTCTGGGGCAATTCAATGATTAGGTGAGGAAAAAGTGAAATGAGAAACAAAGAGATAAAAGACAGCACTGGTTATTAACACTCTGTTTCCTCCAAACTGAGCACCACAAAGCTGAGAATTACTTGGCAATTCTCCCCTTTTGTTTGTTCACTCAATTGTGGCTTGTGGGGCTTCGGTTGTTCTTTTGGGTTCAACTGTTTATTAGCCTGTGTTAACTTTTGCTGTACTACTCCTCCATTCTTTGccttcttggattttttttttttgtcttcctttTCATTccctttttgtttgtttttctttctgTTGCTCACTACTCACTGCAGATTATGCTATTGCTACTGTTTCTGTAAGAACAAGAAATGAATTAAAGCATCTTCAATTTAATGGGCAACTTGAGGAAGTCTCATAAAAATTTTAATGTGATAACAAAGAAGACTTTTTCATAAACAAACACTCTTCTAAATATCAAAGGGAAATTTAAATATTAGACTTGGATTAAActcaataaagaaaatataaggaattAAGCAGATTTTCGTAcaagtttaagtttttttaaaaattcttaattagCATTTTCTGACAATTAATTTGACAAATCCACAAGTCAGAAATCATTTAACCGaccatattatattttttatatattaattaataactTCAAAATTTAGAACTAAATAACAAAACTAAATATCAAAGAAATGATTCTAATTGATTGACGAAATGATTCTTTGATtgatcaaatcaat includes these proteins:
- the LOC121998378 gene encoding myb-related protein 330-like; the protein is MGHHCCTKQKVKRGLWSPEEDEKLIDHIIKHGYNCWSTVPKEAGLQRCGKSCRLRWINYLRPDLKRGSFSAEEERTIIDVHRILGNRWAQIAKHLPGRTDNEVKNFWNSCIKKKLIAQGLDPKTHNLLASSRSINTMNNNISDELSQFGYAQSAHPAPFTISPPIKGFDKTKQYTNSLDHCSFNSSLPNVEAILPPLLNSGTLPLYDQTAEVGAISMPNFQYQQENMISEHQLLMGFEDQVVNNSQAPIDFTVNGVSSSSSLDYTSMSSSSFGYQPAASGFSCLGDNAWDGGAMEALNLKQGHVEHLGQGHQMDASYATALDFDMLESAFLAAGAEFCNGSSAAMENLQWHC